Genomic window (Candidatus Polarisedimenticolaceae bacterium):
CATCCACCCGCTGACGATTCTCTCCGCGCTGCCGTTCGCCGGCTTCGGCGCGCTCTTGACGCTCCTCGTCTTCGGGAAGGACCTCTCGGTGATCGCGTTCGTAGGGGTCATCCTCTTGGTCGGCCTCGTGAAGAAGAACGGGATCATGATGGTCGACTTCGCGATCGAGGCGCGGCGGAACGAGGGGAAGGACGCGTTCCGCGCGATCCACGACGCGTGCCTCGTGCGCTTCCGCCCGATCATGATGACGACGATGGCGGCGCTCTTCGGGACGCTGCCGATCGCGCTCGGCCTCGGCGCCGGTGCGGAGGCCCGGCAGCCGCTCGGCCTCGCCGTCGTCGGCGGCCTCCTCTTCTCGCAGATGCTGACTCTCTTCGTGACCCCGGTCGTCTACACCTACATGGACAGCTTCGAGGTGTGGGTTCGCGGCCTGACGGGGCGGCGAACCGCCGAGCGGCACGTGGCGCAGCCGGTTGCATAATTGAAAGAGGGTTAACAGTTCACAGTTAACAGTCGACAGTACTTTGAACTGTCAACTGTTAACTGTTAACTGTTAACCATTCCAGCCCTATATTGAGCCGCGGAGGAGCGGCTCATGCGGTTACGCATCCTTCCCTTCGTCCTTCTCGCGACGCTCGCGCGAGCGACACCGCCGCCGGCTGATCTCAGCGCACGCGGTCTTCGATACGCGGTCGTCACGGTGCGACACGCGCTCTCGGTCGACGAGCACAAGCAGCTCGAGTCGGCGGGAGCGGTGCTCCTCGATTCTGCCGGCAAGGGGGCCTATCGCATCCGCTTCGCGCCCGGGGCGGAGAACGCGATCCGGCGGCTTCCGTTCGTGGACGGCTTCGGCGCGCCGACCTCCGAGCGGAAGATCGACCCACAGCTCTCCCTCGCGTCGAACGGGCCCGCGCCGGTCGCGATCCGTGTCGTCCTCGATGGCGGCGAGCCGGCGCAGCGCGTCCTCGATCTCCTCGACGGACACGATCCCCGTGCGACCGCGGCGGGGAAGGACGGTGCGTGGCGCATCGTCGCGACGGTCCCGGGGACAGCGCTCGGCGCGCTCCTCGATCGGCTCGCGGCGCTTCCCGAGGTCGAAGGGATCGAGCCGGTCCGCGTCATCCGCGCGCTGAACCAGGACGCGGTGTGGGTCCACCAGTCGTTCGTCGGGCCGTCGCCGCAGCAGACACCCGTCTTCGACCACGGCATCTTCGGCTGTGGCCAGATCGTGGGGATCGCCGACACGGCGCAGGACTACGACGCCTGCTTTTTTCGCGACACCGTCAATGGCCCGCCGCCGATCGCGACGTGCTCCACGCCGCCGTGCCCGGCCGCGGCGCCCGCGGGGAATCGCCGCAAGGACGTCCTCTACTACAACTGGTCGGGCGGCCCGACCGGCGAGGAAGACACCTGCCCCGCGACGACGACCGGCACGTCGGGGCACGGGACGCACACATCCGGCTCGATCGCCGGCGACGCGGCGCCGTACGCGGACTGCGCGGGGTTCACCACCCCGGGCCGGAACGGCGGCGACGGATTGGCGCCCGGCGCGAAGCTCGTCGTCGAGGAGATGGGCGACGGGTTCGAGTACCTCAACGACTTGGGCGGGACGCTGTGGAACCTCACGGACGTCGCCTTCACGACCGGCGCGCGCATCCACTCCAACTCGTGGGGCGGCGCTTGCTACGACGTCTTCGGCGACTGCACGCCGGGATGCACGATGCCGTACGACTCATACGCGCGCGACGCCGACCTCGCGATGTGGAGCCATCCGGACCTCCTCATCGTGACCGCGGCCGGGAACGGCGGCGCGTACTGTCCGGCGCCGATCTCGGTCGGCACGCCCGCGAATGCGAAGAACGTGCTCGCGGTCGGGTCGGTCGGTCATGGGACCGCGGCGACGACGCCTTCGTATTTCACGAGCCCGGGGCCGGTGCACGACGGCCGCCTCGCCCCCGCCGTCGCCGCGCAGGGCGAGTCGACGGTCTCGGCGGCCTCCGACGCGAACCTCGCGACGAACAACTGCGGGACCTGCTCGCTCGACGGCTCGTCGATGTCCGCGCCGACGACCGCAGGGCTCGCCGCGCTCGTGCGCGAGTACTACACCACCGGGTTCTACGCGACGGGGGCGCGCAACCCGGGGAGCGGTTTCGTCCCGTCCGGCGCGCTCCTCAAGGCGACCCTGATCGACGGCGCCGTCGCGCTCGGTGCCAACACGTCCGACCCCGACTTCACCTCCGGGTTCGGGCGCATCGAGCTCGACCGCACGCTCGCGTTCACGGGGGGCCCGTTCGCCCTCCGTGTCGACGACCGCCGTGAGGGAGTCACGACCGGGAGTGTCGTCTCGCACGCCTATGACGTCGCCGCCGGCCAGCCGTTCCGGGCGACCCTCGTCTGGACCGATTATCCCGGCGCCCTCAATGCCGACGTCGCGCGCGTCAACGAGCTGAAGCTCGAGGTCGTCGATCCCTCGGGCACGACCTGGTTCCAGACCCTCGATGCGACGTCCGGCCTGCCCGTTCCGACCTCGAACGGGGCGCTCCCGCACGACACACGGAACGTCGAGGAGCGCCTCGTCTTCGCGACGCCGGCTCCGGGCCGGTGGATCGTCCGCGTGCGCGGGATCGATGTGCCGTTCGGGCCGCAGCCGTTCGCGCTCGTCGTGCGCGGGGCGATGACCGACTGCCCCGCGCCGCCGGCGCCTCCGGCCCCTGCGCTCGGGACGCCGGCCGATCATCAGGTCCAGGTGACGTGGTCGCCGGTCTCGGGCGCAGCGGGCTACAACGTTTACCGCAGCTTCGGCCCGTGCCCCGGCGGACCGTGGGTGCCGGTGGCGACGGCGGTCGCGGGGACCTCGTTCCTCGACACGACGGTCTCGGGCGGCGCCGCCTACAGCTACGTCGTGACCGCGGCCTCCGATCCCTCGGCCGCGTGCGAGTCGGCGCGCTCCGGATGCGCGTCCGTCGTTCCGACGGGCGACTGCACGCTTCTGCCCGCGTTCCACGGTGTGCGCGAGGCAGTCAGCGACGGCTTGAGCGCTTGCTCCGTCGACGTGCGCTGGGATCCCGCGACGGCGTACTGCAGCGGCGGACTCACTTACAACGTGTACCGCGGGACGTCGAGCGGCTTCGTGCCCGGCCCGGGCAATCGCGTCGCGCGGTGCGTCTCAGGGACGACTTTCACCGATTCGGTGAGCCTCGCGTACGGGACGACCTACTGGTACGCCGTCCGCGCCGAGGACGGGACGAGCGGCCATGGCGGCCCCTGTCACGGCGGGAACGAAGAAGCCAACGCGGTAATGGCGGCCGTCGCTCCCGACGGGCCGCCGGCGCTCGGCACCTGGAGCGACGACGCCGGCGACACCGGCACCGCGAAGATGGGTGCGGCTTCACCTTGGTCCGACGATGCGACCGGCGGCCACGCCGCGCCGCACGTCTACACGGGCAACAGCTCCTCCGGCATCTGCGCCGACCTGCCGACGCCGACGATCACGCTCGCCAGCCCCGCACAGGGACCGCAGCTCACGTTCTGGACCAAGCACGACCTCGACTACGACCCGACCGGCGAGATCTTCGGTCGCGAAGGCTCGGTCGGGCAGGTCGAGATCGCGACCGGCCCGTCGTTCACCGGTTGGACCCGTGTGCCGCTCACGCCGGATTACCCCGAGACGGTCGACTTCCCGTACAACCAGTGCACGACGACGCAGAACCCGGGCAACTACTTCACCGGCCTCCACACGACGTACACGCAGTACTCGGCGTCGCTCGCCAACTGGGCCGGCGGCGACGTGAAGATCCGCTTCCACCTGTCCGGAGATCTCCTCTACCCCGGCGGCCACTGGTGGCTCGACGATCTCAGCGTGACGCAGGCGCTCGTCCCCGGCTCGTGCCAGTCGATCGCCGCGGGACCGCCGCCGGTTCCGGACACGATGCACGCGTCCCGAAGCGGCACGTCCGTGGCGATCACGTGGGACGCGACGCAATGCCCCGCCACCGCGGTCAACATCTACCGCGGCGCCATCGGGAGCTTCGCCTCGTTCAACGGCGGAAGCTGCGGGCTTGCGCCGTCGGGAAGCGCCACCGTGGCGATGCCCGACAACTCGTGGTTCCTCGTCGTCGCCACCGACGGTGGATCAACCGACGGCAGCTACGCGAAGGGCGTGACGGGCAGCGAGCTCTTCTACGCCGGCGCGTCCTCGGCCTGTCCGGCGATCGCGGCGCACGTCACGAACAACGCCTGCCCCTAGGAAAGTTCACAGTCGACAGTTCACAGTTGACAGTTTCCGGACTGTGCACTGTCAACTGTCGACTTTTCGCCCGTGCTACGATCCCCGGATGCCTGAATTCATTTTCACCATGAAAGATCTCCGCAAGACCGTCCCGCCGAAGCGGGAGATCTTGAAGGGGATCTGGCTCTCGTTCTTCTACGGCGCGAAGATCGGCGTGCTCGGCCACAACGGTGCGGGCAAGTCGTCGCTCTTGCGCATCATGGCCGGCCAGGACGATCAGTTCACCGGCGACGCGTTTCCCGGGAAGGGCGCCACGGTCGGGTTCCTCCAGCAGGAGCCCCAGCTCGATCCGGCCAAGACCGTCCTCGGCAACGTCGAGGAAGGGGTCGCCAAGCAGAAGGCGATCGTCGATCGCTACAACGAGCTGATGGCGAACTACACGGAGGAGACGGCCGACGAGGCCGCGAAGCTCCAGGACCAGATCGACTCGCAGAACCTCTGGGACCTCGACACGCACCTCGAGATCGCGATGGACGCGCTCCGCTGCCCGCCGGGCGACGCCGACGTCACGAAGCTCTCGGGCGGCGAGAGGCGTCGCGTCGCGCTCTGCCGGTTGCTCCTCCAGAAGCCGGACCTCCTCCTCCTCGACGAGCCGACGAACCACCTCGACGCCGAGTCGGTGGCGTGGCTCGAGCGGCACCTGAAGGAGTACGAGGGCACCGTCGTCGCGATCACGCACGACCGTTACTTCCTCGACAACGTCGCGGGCTGGATCCTCGAGCTCGACCGAGGCGCGGGGATCCCGTGGGAGGGGAACTACTCCTCCTGGCTCGATCAGAAGCAGCGCCGCCTCGCGCAGGAAGAGAAGGCATCGACCGCGCGCCAGAAGACCCTCGAGCACGAGCTCGAATGGGTGCGCATGGCTCCGCGCGCGCGGCACGCGAAGAGCAAGGCGCGCATCACGGCGTACGAAGAGCTGCTCCGCCAGGACACCGAGAAGCGGATGGATCAGCTCGAGGAGCTCTACCTCCCCGCCGGCCCGCGCCTGGGCGATGTCGTCGTCGAGGCGAAGGGCCTCCGCAAGGGCTACGGCGACAACGTCCTCATGGAGGACCTGGCGTTCAACCTCCCGCCCGGCGGCATCGTCGGCGTCATCGGCCCGAACGGCGCCGGCAAGACGACGCTCTTCCGCATGATCGTCGGCCAGGAGAAGCCCGACGCGGGGACGCTACGGATCGGCGAGACCGTGAAGCTCTCGTACGTCGATCAGAGCCGCGACGTCCTCAAGGACGACGACACCGTCTGGCAGGCGATCTCCGAAGGCCACGACCTCATCGCCCTCGGGAAGCGCGAGGT
Coding sequences:
- the ettA gene encoding energy-dependent translational throttle protein EttA, whose protein sequence is MPEFIFTMKDLRKTVPPKREILKGIWLSFFYGAKIGVLGHNGAGKSSLLRIMAGQDDQFTGDAFPGKGATVGFLQQEPQLDPAKTVLGNVEEGVAKQKAIVDRYNELMANYTEETADEAAKLQDQIDSQNLWDLDTHLEIAMDALRCPPGDADVTKLSGGERRRVALCRLLLQKPDLLLLDEPTNHLDAESVAWLERHLKEYEGTVVAITHDRYFLDNVAGWILELDRGAGIPWEGNYSSWLDQKQRRLAQEEKASTARQKTLEHELEWVRMAPRARHAKSKARITAYEELLRQDTEKRMDQLEELYLPAGPRLGDVVVEAKGLRKGYGDNVLMEDLAFNLPPGGIVGVIGPNGAGKTTLFRMIVGQEKPDAGTLRIGETVKLSYVDQSRDVLKDDDTVWQAISEGHDLIALGKREVPSRAYCSWFNFKGSDQQKPVKALSGGERNRVHMARMFKAGGNVLLLDEPTNDLDVDTLRALEEALVNFAGCAVIISHDRWFLDRIATHILAFEGDSQVVWFEGNYQEYEADKKRRLGAEADQPHRIKYRKLTRS
- a CDS encoding S8 family serine peptidase, which codes for MRLRILPFVLLATLARATPPPADLSARGLRYAVVTVRHALSVDEHKQLESAGAVLLDSAGKGAYRIRFAPGAENAIRRLPFVDGFGAPTSERKIDPQLSLASNGPAPVAIRVVLDGGEPAQRVLDLLDGHDPRATAAGKDGAWRIVATVPGTALGALLDRLAALPEVEGIEPVRVIRALNQDAVWVHQSFVGPSPQQTPVFDHGIFGCGQIVGIADTAQDYDACFFRDTVNGPPPIATCSTPPCPAAAPAGNRRKDVLYYNWSGGPTGEEDTCPATTTGTSGHGTHTSGSIAGDAAPYADCAGFTTPGRNGGDGLAPGAKLVVEEMGDGFEYLNDLGGTLWNLTDVAFTTGARIHSNSWGGACYDVFGDCTPGCTMPYDSYARDADLAMWSHPDLLIVTAAGNGGAYCPAPISVGTPANAKNVLAVGSVGHGTAATTPSYFTSPGPVHDGRLAPAVAAQGESTVSAASDANLATNNCGTCSLDGSSMSAPTTAGLAALVREYYTTGFYATGARNPGSGFVPSGALLKATLIDGAVALGANTSDPDFTSGFGRIELDRTLAFTGGPFALRVDDRREGVTTGSVVSHAYDVAAGQPFRATLVWTDYPGALNADVARVNELKLEVVDPSGTTWFQTLDATSGLPVPTSNGALPHDTRNVEERLVFATPAPGRWIVRVRGIDVPFGPQPFALVVRGAMTDCPAPPAPPAPALGTPADHQVQVTWSPVSGAAGYNVYRSFGPCPGGPWVPVATAVAGTSFLDTTVSGGAAYSYVVTAASDPSAACESARSGCASVVPTGDCTLLPAFHGVREAVSDGLSACSVDVRWDPATAYCSGGLTYNVYRGTSSGFVPGPGNRVARCVSGTTFTDSVSLAYGTTYWYAVRAEDGTSGHGGPCHGGNEEANAVMAAVAPDGPPALGTWSDDAGDTGTAKMGAASPWSDDATGGHAAPHVYTGNSSSGICADLPTPTITLASPAQGPQLTFWTKHDLDYDPTGEIFGREGSVGQVEIATGPSFTGWTRVPLTPDYPETVDFPYNQCTTTQNPGNYFTGLHTTYTQYSASLANWAGGDVKIRFHLSGDLLYPGGHWWLDDLSVTQALVPGSCQSIAAGPPPVPDTMHASRSGTSVAITWDATQCPATAVNIYRGAIGSFASFNGGSCGLAPSGSATVAMPDNSWFLVVATDGGSTDGSYAKGVTGSELFYAGASSACPAIAAHVTNNACP